The following are encoded together in the Spiroplasma apis B31 genome:
- a CDS encoding ATP-binding cassette domain-containing protein, translated as MIKINNLTKRYNKDKIVLENINLEIPNGESIGILGANGSGKSTLVEIIAGINEQTSGEVLFLNQNNETDKELKESIGIQFQKGDWPFNTRAVDLLNLLVGKKWSSSEYINELIDIFEVKSIINKRLNECSGGEQQRFNSLLSIIKKPRILILDELITGLDLKMQMKLINFFDELKKKEDITLIIISHIPEEIEQICKRVIVLNEGKIYKDAKVVDIVKEHGSVRLFLNKYFKEINNEIQ; from the coding sequence ATGATTAAAATAAATAATTTAACAAAGAGATATAATAAAGATAAAATCGTTTTAGAAAACATCAATTTAGAAATTCCAAATGGTGAAAGCATTGGTATTTTAGGTGCTAACGGAAGCGGAAAATCTACACTTGTTGAAATAATCGCTGGTATAAACGAGCAAACAAGTGGTGAAGTTCTCTTTTTGAACCAAAATAATGAAACTGACAAGGAATTAAAAGAAAGCATTGGTATCCAATTTCAAAAAGGAGATTGACCATTTAATACAAGGGCTGTCGACCTTTTAAATCTTTTAGTTGGAAAAAAATGATCAAGTAGTGAATACATCAATGAATTGATAGATATTTTTGAAGTAAAAAGCATCATTAACAAAAGATTAAATGAATGTTCAGGTGGTGAACAACAAAGATTCAACTCTTTGTTATCTATTATAAAAAAACCAAGAATATTAATTTTAGATGAGTTAATCACTGGTTTAGATTTAAAAATGCAAATGAAACTAATTAATTTTTTTGACGAGCTTAAAAAGAAAGAAGACATCACTTTAATAATAATTTCACATATTCCAGAAGAAATTGAACAAATTTGCAAACGCGTAATTGTTTTAAATGAAGGAAAAATTTATAAAGACGCTAAAGTAGTTGACATCGTAAAAGAACATGGTTCAGTTCGTTTGTTTTTAAATAAATACTTTAAGGAAATTAACAATGAAATACAATAA